In Perca fluviatilis chromosome 18, GENO_Pfluv_1.0, whole genome shotgun sequence, one genomic interval encodes:
- the rnf8 gene encoding E3 ubiquitin-protein ligase rnf8 isoform X1, whose product MDTVTTDSSAAEEDDSSDSEVLCLMRVGRNSDWLRLFENTEITIGRGVDVTHQLLSPSCPLMISRLHCTFKQREGGKWTVTDKNSLNGVWVNGNRIPAEEAHQLRLGDSIQLGVPVIGTEVEFDYMLVQRPLKDIKLYLAKGHREGAKAAHVAKKPKRKLTVEEVEPSTSKPKLYRCSSADKSFAKPCPLSPVKRQQRLSHIQPEETGPSRHVQEVDRPSDGSSSPCDLDNLQMYSQNILMLREQVDDTQRQVASLGGEPRQADPLREEHVRELRGQLETLRAKMHRMETLEKSFSETKRQLEAQKTQQQEELLKKQLEEALQEQKKVIDELALSREGFEEILLAKNKELEVTKEEKEKARAQKEEVVTQVTEVLENELQCIICSELFIEAVILNCAHSFCSHCIKQWRKKKDECPICRRAIQSQTRCLALDNCIDSMVENLSLDMKSRRQTLITERKADSAQVMVIHDDDSSRSSRSSDSDGSMVSIDSSLSSVVSLDTDSSIHLDSSPPFSFSDESVDEFDD is encoded by the exons ATGGATACTGTAACGACAGATTCGTCTGCAGCTGAGGAAGATGACAGTTCAGACTCAGAGGTTTTATGTTTGATGAGAGTTGGAAGAAATTCAGACTGGCTTCGCTTGTTCGAAAACACTGAG ATCACTATAGGACGTGGTGTGGATGTAACTCACCAGTTGTTGTCTCCAAGTTGTCCTCTGATGATCTCCAGACTGCACTGTACATTTAAGCAAAGGGAAGGTGGCAAGTGGACAGTGACCGACAAGAac AGTCTCAACGGTGTGTGGGTGAATGGAAACCGCATACCTGCTGAAGAAGCCCATCAGCTGAGGCTCGGAGACTCCATACAACTCGGTGTTCCTGTAATTGGAACCGAAGTGGAGTTTGACTACATGCTCGTCCAGCGGCCCCTCAAAGACATTAAACTTTACCTGGCAAAGGGACACAGAGAGGGTGCTAAAGCAGCCCATGTTGCCAAGAAGCCCAAAAGGAAGTTGACCGTGGAAGAAGTTGAGCCGTCTACCTCAAAGCCCAAGCTCTACCGCTGCTCCTCTGCAGACAAGTCATTTGCAAAGCCTTGCCCTCTGTCACCAGTGAAACGGCAGCAGAGGCTGAGTCACATCCAACCAGAGGAAACTGGACCCAGCAGACACGTCCAGGAAGTAGACCGGCCCTCAGATGGCTCCAGCAGTCCGTGTGACCTGGACAACTTGCAAAT GTACAGCCAGAACATCCTGATGCTGAGGGAGCAGGTGGATGACACCCAGAGGCAGGTAGCCTCGCTGGGGGGAGAGCCCCGGCAGGCTGACCCGCTCAGAGAGGAGCATGTCAGGGAGCTGCGGGGTCAGCTTGAGACGCTCAGAGCCAAGATGCACCGGATGGAGACGTTAGAGAAGTCCTTTAGTGAAACTAAGAGGCAGCTAGAG GCACAGAAAACACAGCAACAAGAGGAgcttttgaagaaacagttggAAGAAGCCTTGCAAGAG CAAAAGAAGGTAATAGACGAACTTGCCCTTTCTCGGGAAGGCTTTGAAGAGATTCTCTTGGCCAAAAACAAAGAACTTGAAGTGACAAAG gaggagaaagaaaaggcGAGGGCCCAAAAAGAGGAAGTAGTAACACAAGTAACTGAAGTTCTGGAGAACGAGCTTCAGTGCATCATCTGCTCCGAGCTCTTCATTGAG GCAGTCATCTTGAACTGCGCTCACAGCTTCTGCAGTCACTGCATCAAGCAGTGGCGCAAAAAGAAAGACGAGTGTCCCATCTGCCGACGGGCCATCCAGTCCCAGACCCGCTGTCTGGCCCTGGACAACTGCATCGACAGCATGGTGGAAAACCTGAGCCTGGACATGAAGTCGAGGCGGCAGACCCTCATTACTGAAAGGAAAG cgGACTCTGCTCAGGTGATGGTGATCCACGATGACgacagcagcaggagcagcaggagcagcgatAGCGACGGCAGCATGGTGTCCATAGATAGTAGCCTGAGCTCTGTGGTCTCTCTGGACACAGACAGTAGCATCCACTTGGACTCCAGTCCGCCCTTCAGTTTCTCTGATGAAAGTGTTGATGAGTTTGATGATTAG
- the rnf8 gene encoding E3 ubiquitin-protein ligase rnf8 isoform X2, whose amino-acid sequence MDTVTTDSSAAEEDDSSDSEVLCLMRVGRNSDWLRLFENTEITIGRGVDVTHQLLSPSCPLMISRLHCTFKQREGGKWTVTDKNSLNGVWVNGNRIPAEEAHQLRLGDSIQLGVPVIGTEVEFDYMLVQRPLKDIKLYLAKGHREGAKAAHVAKKPKRKLTVEEVEPSTSKPKLYRCSSADKSFAKPCPLSPVKRQQRLSHIQPEETGPSRHVQEVDRPSDGSSSPCDLDNLQMYSQNILMLREQVDDTQRQVASLGGEPRQADPLREEHVRELRGQLETLRAKMHRMETLEKSFSETKRQLEAQKTQQQEELLKKQLEEALQEQKKVIDELALSREGFEEILLAKNKELEVTKEEKEKARAQKEEVVTQVTEVLENELQCIICSELFIEAVILNCAHSFCSHCIKQWRKKKDECPICRRAIQSQTRCLALDNCIDSMVENLSLDMKSRRQTLITERKGESGLCSGDGDPR is encoded by the exons ATGGATACTGTAACGACAGATTCGTCTGCAGCTGAGGAAGATGACAGTTCAGACTCAGAGGTTTTATGTTTGATGAGAGTTGGAAGAAATTCAGACTGGCTTCGCTTGTTCGAAAACACTGAG ATCACTATAGGACGTGGTGTGGATGTAACTCACCAGTTGTTGTCTCCAAGTTGTCCTCTGATGATCTCCAGACTGCACTGTACATTTAAGCAAAGGGAAGGTGGCAAGTGGACAGTGACCGACAAGAac AGTCTCAACGGTGTGTGGGTGAATGGAAACCGCATACCTGCTGAAGAAGCCCATCAGCTGAGGCTCGGAGACTCCATACAACTCGGTGTTCCTGTAATTGGAACCGAAGTGGAGTTTGACTACATGCTCGTCCAGCGGCCCCTCAAAGACATTAAACTTTACCTGGCAAAGGGACACAGAGAGGGTGCTAAAGCAGCCCATGTTGCCAAGAAGCCCAAAAGGAAGTTGACCGTGGAAGAAGTTGAGCCGTCTACCTCAAAGCCCAAGCTCTACCGCTGCTCCTCTGCAGACAAGTCATTTGCAAAGCCTTGCCCTCTGTCACCAGTGAAACGGCAGCAGAGGCTGAGTCACATCCAACCAGAGGAAACTGGACCCAGCAGACACGTCCAGGAAGTAGACCGGCCCTCAGATGGCTCCAGCAGTCCGTGTGACCTGGACAACTTGCAAAT GTACAGCCAGAACATCCTGATGCTGAGGGAGCAGGTGGATGACACCCAGAGGCAGGTAGCCTCGCTGGGGGGAGAGCCCCGGCAGGCTGACCCGCTCAGAGAGGAGCATGTCAGGGAGCTGCGGGGTCAGCTTGAGACGCTCAGAGCCAAGATGCACCGGATGGAGACGTTAGAGAAGTCCTTTAGTGAAACTAAGAGGCAGCTAGAG GCACAGAAAACACAGCAACAAGAGGAgcttttgaagaaacagttggAAGAAGCCTTGCAAGAG CAAAAGAAGGTAATAGACGAACTTGCCCTTTCTCGGGAAGGCTTTGAAGAGATTCTCTTGGCCAAAAACAAAGAACTTGAAGTGACAAAG gaggagaaagaaaaggcGAGGGCCCAAAAAGAGGAAGTAGTAACACAAGTAACTGAAGTTCTGGAGAACGAGCTTCAGTGCATCATCTGCTCCGAGCTCTTCATTGAG GCAGTCATCTTGAACTGCGCTCACAGCTTCTGCAGTCACTGCATCAAGCAGTGGCGCAAAAAGAAAGACGAGTGTCCCATCTGCCGACGGGCCATCCAGTCCCAGACCCGCTGTCTGGCCCTGGACAACTGCATCGACAGCATGGTGGAAAACCTGAGCCTGGACATGAAGTCGAGGCGGCAGACCCTCATTACTGAAAGGAAAGGTGAGAG cgGACTCTGCTCAGGTGATGGTGATCCACGATGA